A part of Micromonospora chersina genomic DNA contains:
- a CDS encoding adenylate/guanylate cyclase domain-containing protein, which yields MTCPVCGTVAVPGARFCHNCGAALPAAATLPAAERRVVTVLFGDLSDFTSWSEDLDPERVGAVTDRVLAALAGAVKTFGGHVDKLTGDGIMAVFGAPVAHEDDAERAVRAALSMQRAVRRVLDDERGGGAPLGLRVGLNTGDVIAGIQAAIEYTVIGDTVNTAARLADAAAVGAVYAGARTSAATRHVASWRALRPLRLKGKREPVEAYELLGLLDAPGTRSGLGDEAPFVGRETEIGRVAGRLAEVIDRSEPRVLLMTAEAGIGKSRFAAEVERLAAGYDVGAGRYAAHTGARVLSVRCAAFGERRRLAPLADLVRAAVGLPSDAATALTRPAVEERLRRLGQRLGRLPGDTPPLAVEQLLALLGYAELPAAAENGEWNAASPPPDAEAVPNAVADLLSALAVEAPLVVVVDDLHDATAETINALGLTLSRLSGPVLVLLLGRPELVRTAGALTRVADAEVHALPPLRGADASRLLTSYLSGGKLSPADADRLLATAQGNPFYLAELVTLLMERGALTAGPGRDANVGWRLAPGSLGSRLLSRDLAAVLAARIDALPPDARSVLRDAAVVGDTVPGGTLEALREQRVGRDGRPAAVAAVELDRAVEELLQRRMLHRTRTGFAFATPLMREAAYAGVSKAELADRHAALARWAAPESADGTTTPPGGFTEAARDDFVAEHVERAAALADAVKLRPDAPARAVVPLGVAALGRAARRALRSGEPALAVEYAERAAELARDGVPLADRVVHARALLQIGRPTDALAFAEKIAANAGDAAATRTSALLLAGQAHQTLGDAARAERSWQEALQVATAANLPTLRASAMRRLGMADFIAGRLGQASSRLAASYQVSLAAKDPRGQAWSLQNLAWVTTTRGDFAGTDAVLGRAARLFAELKDPYGRAWLRGTTAFARLLAGRLREACRMAQVFLPFGERVGEAWAVGTLRAVEAYATAELGELAEADRAARRAYREFAEVGDDWGQGFALVVRGVVARGLGEPEHAADLLTDALAYADRTAHPLLTGMAGTLRGFVALDMGDAGTAEREARSVLTTVEPHNPQAPAQVGPRVLLAMARLAAGDSATAVGLLAPVATAAANTPSLLFSRRQTMARYASALLAHGQREQALDWAQRAVSAPAEDVRSQVVARMVLAEAFSACGRPAEALASAEEAVRLAYATEQRSERAVADTLRDRLAGH from the coding sequence GTGACCTGCCCGGTGTGTGGCACCGTCGCCGTACCCGGCGCGCGGTTCTGCCACAACTGCGGGGCCGCGCTGCCGGCCGCCGCCACGCTGCCCGCCGCCGAGCGGCGGGTGGTCACCGTGCTCTTCGGTGACCTCTCCGACTTCACCTCCTGGTCCGAGGACCTCGACCCGGAACGGGTCGGTGCGGTCACCGACCGGGTGCTGGCCGCCCTGGCCGGCGCGGTCAAGACCTTCGGCGGGCACGTCGACAAGCTCACCGGCGACGGGATCATGGCGGTCTTCGGCGCGCCGGTGGCGCACGAGGACGACGCCGAGCGGGCCGTCCGGGCCGCGCTCTCCATGCAGCGGGCGGTCCGCCGGGTGCTCGACGACGAGCGGGGCGGCGGCGCGCCGCTCGGCCTGCGCGTCGGGCTGAACACCGGCGACGTGATCGCCGGCATCCAGGCCGCCATCGAGTACACGGTCATCGGCGACACGGTGAACACGGCCGCCCGGCTCGCCGACGCCGCCGCCGTGGGCGCGGTCTACGCCGGGGCGCGCACCTCCGCCGCCACCCGGCACGTCGCCTCCTGGCGGGCCCTGCGCCCGCTGCGGCTCAAGGGCAAGCGCGAGCCGGTCGAGGCGTACGAGCTGCTCGGCCTGCTGGACGCGCCGGGCACCCGGTCCGGCCTCGGCGACGAGGCGCCCTTCGTGGGCCGCGAGACCGAGATCGGCCGGGTCGCCGGCCGGCTCGCCGAGGTGATCGACCGGAGCGAGCCGCGGGTGCTGCTGATGACCGCCGAGGCGGGGATCGGCAAGTCCCGGTTCGCCGCCGAGGTGGAGCGCCTCGCCGCGGGCTACGACGTCGGCGCCGGCCGGTACGCCGCGCACACCGGCGCGCGGGTGCTCTCCGTCCGCTGCGCCGCGTTCGGCGAGCGGCGCCGGCTCGCCCCCCTCGCCGACCTGGTCCGGGCGGCGGTCGGCCTGCCCAGCGACGCCGCCACGGCGCTCACCCGGCCGGCCGTCGAGGAGCGGCTGCGCCGCCTCGGGCAGCGCCTCGGCCGGCTCCCCGGCGACACGCCCCCGCTGGCCGTGGAGCAGCTTCTGGCCCTGCTCGGGTACGCCGAACTCCCCGCCGCCGCCGAGAACGGCGAGTGGAACGCGGCCTCCCCGCCGCCGGACGCCGAGGCGGTGCCAAACGCGGTCGCCGACCTGCTCAGCGCGCTCGCCGTCGAGGCGCCGCTCGTCGTGGTCGTGGACGACCTGCACGACGCCACCGCCGAGACCATCAACGCGCTCGGCCTCACGCTCTCCCGGCTCAGCGGCCCGGTGCTGGTGCTGCTGCTCGGCCGGCCCGAGCTGGTGCGGACCGCCGGCGCCCTGACCCGGGTCGCGGACGCCGAGGTGCACGCGTTGCCCCCGCTGCGCGGCGCCGACGCCTCCCGGCTGCTCACCAGCTACCTGAGCGGCGGCAAGCTGTCGCCGGCCGACGCGGACCGGCTGCTCGCCACCGCCCAGGGCAACCCGTTCTACCTGGCCGAGCTGGTCACCCTGCTCATGGAGCGCGGGGCCCTGACCGCCGGCCCGGGGCGGGACGCCAACGTCGGCTGGCGGCTGGCGCCCGGCTCGCTGGGCAGCCGGCTGCTCTCCCGGGACCTGGCGGCCGTGCTCGCCGCGCGTATCGACGCGCTGCCGCCGGACGCCCGCTCGGTGCTGCGGGACGCCGCGGTGGTCGGCGACACGGTGCCCGGCGGCACGCTGGAGGCGCTCCGCGAGCAGCGCGTCGGGCGGGACGGCCGGCCGGCCGCGGTGGCCGCGGTCGAGCTGGACCGGGCCGTGGAGGAGCTGCTGCAACGCCGGATGCTGCATCGCACCCGCACCGGGTTCGCCTTCGCCACCCCGCTCATGCGGGAGGCCGCGTACGCCGGGGTGAGCAAGGCGGAGCTGGCCGACCGGCACGCCGCCCTGGCCCGCTGGGCCGCCCCGGAGAGCGCCGACGGCACCACCACGCCGCCGGGCGGGTTCACCGAGGCCGCCCGGGACGACTTCGTCGCCGAGCACGTCGAGCGGGCCGCCGCGCTCGCCGACGCGGTCAAGCTCCGCCCGGACGCGCCGGCCCGGGCCGTGGTCCCGCTGGGCGTGGCCGCGCTGGGCCGGGCCGCCCGCCGCGCGCTGCGGTCGGGGGAGCCGGCGCTGGCCGTCGAGTACGCCGAACGCGCCGCCGAACTGGCCCGTGACGGGGTGCCGCTGGCCGACCGGGTGGTGCACGCCCGGGCGCTGCTCCAGATCGGCCGCCCGACCGACGCGCTCGCCTTCGCCGAGAAGATCGCCGCCAACGCCGGCGACGCGGCGGCCACCCGCACCAGCGCCCTGCTGCTGGCCGGGCAGGCCCACCAGACGCTGGGCGACGCCGCCCGGGCCGAGCGGAGCTGGCAGGAGGCGTTGCAGGTGGCGACGGCCGCCAACCTGCCGACCCTGCGCGCCTCGGCGATGCGCCGGCTCGGCATGGCCGACTTCATCGCCGGCCGGCTGGGCCAGGCGAGCAGCCGGCTCGCCGCCTCCTACCAGGTCAGCCTCGCCGCCAAGGATCCGCGCGGGCAGGCCTGGTCGTTGCAGAACCTGGCCTGGGTGACCACCACACGGGGCGACTTCGCCGGCACCGACGCGGTGCTCGGCCGGGCCGCCCGGCTCTTCGCCGAGCTGAAGGACCCGTACGGGCGGGCCTGGCTGCGTGGCACCACCGCGTTCGCCCGGCTGCTCGCCGGCCGGCTGCGCGAGGCGTGCCGGATGGCGCAGGTGTTCCTGCCGTTCGGCGAGCGGGTCGGCGAGGCGTGGGCCGTGGGCACGCTCCGCGCCGTCGAGGCGTACGCCACCGCCGAGCTGGGTGAGCTGGCCGAGGCGGACCGCGCGGCGCGCCGGGCGTACCGGGAGTTCGCCGAGGTCGGCGACGACTGGGGGCAGGGCTTCGCGCTTGTCGTGCGCGGGGTGGTGGCGCGCGGGCTGGGCGAGCCGGAGCACGCCGCCGACCTGCTCACCGACGCCCTCGCGTACGCGGATCGCACCGCGCACCCGCTGCTCACCGGGATGGCCGGGACGCTGCGCGGCTTCGTGGCGCTGGACATGGGCGACGCCGGGACCGCCGAGCGGGAGGCCCGGTCGGTGCTGACCACTGTGGAGCCGCACAACCCGCAGGCCCCGGCCCAGGTGGGGCCGCGGGTGCTGCTCGCCATGGCCCGGCTCGCCGCCGGCGACTCGGCGACCGCCGTGGGGCTGCTCGCCCCGGTGGCGACCGCCGCCGCCAACACGCCGTCGCTGCTGTTCTCCCGCCGGCAGACCATGGCCCGGTACGCGTCCGCGCTGCTCGCCCATGGCCAGCGGGAGCAGGCGCTGGACTGGGCGCAGCGGGCGGTGTCCGCCCCGGCGGAGGACGTGCGCAGCCAGGTCGTCGCCCGGATGGTGCTGGCCGAGGCGTTCTCCGCGTGCGGCCGTCCGGCCGAGGCGCTGGCCAGCGCCGAGGAGGCGGTGCGGCTCGCGTACGCCACCGAGCAGCGCAGTGAACGGGCGGTCGCCGACACGCTCCGCGACCGCCTCGCCGGGCACTGA
- a CDS encoding serine/threonine-protein kinase: MTETPPGALRLPIVPGLTDLEVFARGGYATVYRATQISVGREVAVKVENRTLASERDQARFLREARAAGKMSSHPHVVDLFDVGVTVDQHPYLIMELCDGSYAERMRRSPLGAVEARDLGVKIADALAHSHAAGVLHRDVKPANILYSHFNPAVLADFGLAVLAEVRDASVTLEVLTPAYAPPEMFSHSPPSPAVDVYALCATLYAVMHGRPPRWQSERNPSLVTVLEMFQQPIPGLPGVPDELIDVLRLGMANDPGERPSAVELRGLLASLPLDPGAAPVSGAPYPGAPVSGGPTTGGHPLTRSGQPSPRPPSEDTHPTVPTRGRRWPRRWFLGGAGVLALAASASAGAWLAGGAPPVVSPTPVASGAVQPSGAKVLPGCAAGDVRLPAGAHCASELECYGPVRLRRDRAEATRVPCDGRHTWETYAEGDLPAALAGAGHDAVVADPTVQQVCNVSTFRLASGIRQATGWNLEVLPPAGTELDRTYRCLAGRGVDALAVPTLTGR, from the coding sequence GTGACCGAGACCCCGCCCGGCGCCCTGCGGCTGCCCATCGTGCCCGGTCTGACCGACCTGGAGGTCTTCGCCCGGGGCGGTTACGCCACCGTCTACCGGGCCACCCAGATCTCGGTGGGGCGCGAGGTCGCCGTCAAGGTGGAGAACCGCACGCTGGCCAGCGAGCGGGACCAGGCGCGCTTCCTGCGTGAGGCGCGGGCCGCCGGCAAGATGTCCTCCCATCCGCACGTGGTGGACCTCTTCGACGTCGGGGTCACCGTCGACCAGCACCCCTACCTGATCATGGAGCTCTGCGACGGCTCGTACGCGGAGCGGATGCGCCGGAGCCCGTTGGGCGCCGTGGAGGCCCGCGACCTCGGCGTGAAGATCGCCGACGCGCTGGCCCACTCGCACGCGGCCGGGGTGCTGCACCGGGACGTGAAGCCGGCCAACATCCTCTACTCGCACTTCAACCCGGCGGTGCTGGCCGACTTCGGGCTGGCGGTGCTGGCCGAGGTGCGCGACGCCTCGGTCACCCTGGAGGTGCTCACCCCGGCGTACGCGCCGCCGGAGATGTTCAGCCACAGCCCGCCCAGCCCGGCCGTCGACGTCTACGCGCTCTGCGCCACCCTCTACGCGGTGATGCACGGCCGGCCGCCGCGCTGGCAGTCCGAGCGCAACCCGAGCCTGGTCACCGTGCTGGAGATGTTCCAGCAGCCGATCCCCGGCCTGCCCGGCGTGCCCGACGAGCTGATCGACGTGCTGCGGCTGGGCATGGCGAACGACCCGGGCGAGCGCCCCTCCGCGGTCGAGCTGCGCGGCCTGCTCGCGTCGCTCCCGCTGGACCCGGGCGCCGCACCGGTGAGTGGCGCGCCCTACCCGGGGGCCCCGGTCAGCGGCGGTCCGACCACCGGCGGCCACCCGCTGACCCGCAGCGGCCAGCCGAGCCCGCGTCCGCCGTCCGAGGACACCCATCCGACCGTGCCGACCCGCGGCCGGCGCTGGCCGCGCCGGTGGTTCCTCGGCGGCGCGGGGGTGCTCGCGCTCGCCGCCTCGGCCAGCGCCGGGGCCTGGCTCGCCGGCGGTGCGCCGCCCGTGGTGTCGCCGACTCCGGTGGCCAGCGGTGCGGTCCAGCCCTCCGGGGCGAAGGTGCTGCCCGGCTGTGCGGCCGGCGACGTCCGGCTGCCGGCGGGCGCCCACTGCGCGTCCGAACTGGAGTGTTACGGCCCGGTCCGGCTGCGCCGCGACCGGGCCGAGGCGACCCGGGTGCCCTGCGACGGCCGGCACACCTGGGAGACCTACGCGGAGGGTGACCTGCCGGCCGCGCTCGCCGGGGCGGGCCACGACGCGGTTGTCGCCGACCCGACCGTCCAGCAGGTCTGCAACGTCAGCACGTTCCGGCTGGCCAGCGGCATCCGGCAGGCGACCGGCTGGAACCTGGAGGTCCTGCCGCCGGCCGGCACCGAGCTGGACCGCACCTACCGGTGCCTGGCGGGTCGGGGCGTGGACGCGCTCGCCGTGCCCACCCTCACCGGTCGCTGA
- a CDS encoding alpha/beta hydrolase, with protein MPHAIRSLTATGIAGIVLAGSAFTPAAAAARTPQPATHDRTSAAEARRVDRVPTPKLDWYACYDYAECATVRLPLDYDSPKGATTEVAVLRVKARDQKHRIGSLFLNPGGPGGSGTSIALAAPYFLGDDLLDRFDIVGVDPRGVAASDNVKCFPSVKDQTRAYAGLNVAFPYTKAEEKAYVAASKAVGRGCSTTGRPLTGAASTAEVARDMDVLRRAVGDKKLSYLGFSYGTALGQYYANMFPDRFRALVVDGVLNPNAWVGQGKARNQLQETRLRSADGAYRALHEILVRCAKAGAEKCALASGGDPVAAYETVAQRLRKKPLVVDDPDLGQFTVSYADFVSATLGNLYDPNGWQYIVELTGELLVLTDPAAAAPARAQARTAVARRAAQAHQQRGYDFPYDNGLETFLTVDCTDAYHPKSADAWPALSAREDKRAPYFGRAWAWGTAPCARNTWTVRDEDAWTGPFDRTTAAPVLVVGNYWDPATNYQGAVSSARLLPNSRLLSSDSWGHTAYGTSACVTGAVDAYLLKGTLPAKGTLCTGDAQPFQDEPETTRAAASKSDLARAGEPGRGEPKRLPPVVAPLPAVGTLTVR; from the coding sequence ATGCCACATGCAATCCGGTCCCTCACCGCAACAGGGATCGCCGGCATCGTCCTCGCCGGATCGGCGTTCACGCCCGCCGCGGCCGCGGCGCGCACGCCGCAGCCGGCGACGCACGACCGGACCAGCGCCGCCGAGGCGCGCCGTGTCGACCGCGTGCCGACGCCGAAGCTCGACTGGTACGCCTGCTACGACTACGCCGAGTGCGCCACGGTCCGGCTCCCGCTGGACTACGACAGCCCGAAGGGCGCCACCACCGAGGTGGCGGTGCTCCGGGTCAAGGCCCGCGACCAGAAGCACAGGATCGGCAGCCTGTTCCTCAACCCGGGCGGCCCGGGCGGCTCCGGCACCAGCATCGCGCTCGCCGCGCCCTACTTCCTCGGCGACGACCTGCTCGACCGCTTCGACATCGTCGGCGTCGACCCGCGCGGCGTCGCCGCCAGCGACAACGTCAAGTGCTTCCCGTCCGTGAAGGACCAGACCCGGGCGTACGCCGGGCTGAACGTCGCCTTCCCGTACACGAAGGCCGAGGAGAAGGCGTACGTCGCGGCGTCCAAGGCGGTCGGCAGGGGCTGCTCGACCACGGGTAGGCCGCTCACCGGCGCGGCGTCCACCGCCGAGGTGGCCCGCGACATGGACGTGCTGCGCCGCGCGGTCGGCGACAAGAAGCTCAGCTACCTCGGCTTCAGCTACGGCACCGCGCTGGGGCAGTACTACGCGAACATGTTCCCGGACCGGTTCCGCGCCCTCGTGGTCGACGGCGTGCTCAACCCGAACGCCTGGGTCGGCCAGGGCAAGGCCCGCAACCAGCTCCAGGAGACCCGGCTGCGCAGCGCCGACGGCGCGTACCGCGCGCTGCACGAGATCCTGGTCCGGTGCGCCAAGGCCGGCGCGGAGAAGTGCGCGCTGGCGTCCGGCGGTGACCCGGTCGCCGCGTACGAGACGGTCGCGCAGCGGCTGCGCAAGAAGCCCCTGGTCGTGGACGACCCGGACCTCGGGCAGTTCACCGTGAGCTACGCCGACTTCGTCAGCGCCACGCTCGGCAACCTGTACGACCCGAACGGCTGGCAGTACATCGTGGAGCTCACCGGTGAGCTGCTGGTGCTGACCGACCCGGCCGCGGCGGCGCCGGCCCGGGCGCAGGCGCGCACCGCTGTGGCCCGCCGCGCCGCCCAGGCCCACCAGCAGCGCGGGTACGACTTCCCGTACGACAACGGGCTGGAGACGTTCCTGACGGTGGACTGCACCGACGCGTACCACCCGAAGAGCGCGGACGCCTGGCCGGCCCTGTCGGCCAGGGAGGACAAGCGGGCGCCGTACTTCGGCCGGGCCTGGGCGTGGGGCACCGCTCCCTGCGCCCGCAACACCTGGACCGTGCGCGACGAGGACGCCTGGACCGGCCCGTTCGACCGGACCACCGCCGCTCCGGTGCTGGTGGTCGGCAACTACTGGGACCCGGCGACCAACTACCAGGGTGCGGTCAGCTCGGCCCGGCTGCTGCCGAACAGCCGGCTGCTGAGCAGCGACAGCTGGGGGCACACCGCCTACGGCACCTCGGCCTGCGTGACCGGCGCGGTCGACGCGTACCTGCTCAAGGGGACGCTGCCGGCCAAGGGCACGCTCTGCACCGGTGACGCCCAGCCGTTCCAGGACGAGCCGGAGACCACCCGGGCGGCGGCGTCGAAGAGCGACCTGGCCCGGGCCGGCGAGCCCGGCCGTGGTGAGCCGAAGCGGCTGCCGCCGGTGGTCGCGCCGCTGCCGGCGGTCGGCACGCTGACCGTCCGCTGA
- a CDS encoding GH25 family lysozyme has translation MSRRWISVLLSAGLALGALGMSQPAGAADAAPDGGGHANAGVKPGARVTSATTSATIPAGYTIRGIDVSSHDHNLGAIDWPGVAADGYKFAYVKATEGQTYRNPYFAADYAAAKAAGLLVGAYHFARPDGRDPVTEANFFIDNAQFAKDSQTLVPMVDIEWPYWSGAPTCYGLTTTEMSAWIKSFTDQVKARIGRPVMIYTNTNYWNPCTGNNATFGANPLDIAGYTTTRPPLPAGWTTETIWQYAAGDPSQPGNYSQNVFNGDYAALTRLTGAPAPAAPIALRARVNSRYVVAESAGAKPLIANRTSVGLWEQFDVVDAGGGFVALRSRANGRYVVAENGGAKALIANRTSIGAWEKFTVINNSDGSISLRANANGKIVVAENAGALPLIANRTAIGPWEKFDKVATS, from the coding sequence ATGTCAAGAAGATGGATCTCTGTTCTGCTGTCCGCCGGGCTCGCGCTCGGCGCACTCGGCATGTCCCAGCCGGCCGGCGCCGCCGACGCCGCTCCGGACGGCGGTGGCCACGCGAACGCGGGCGTCAAGCCGGGCGCCCGCGTCACCTCGGCCACCACGAGCGCCACCATTCCGGCCGGCTACACGATCCGCGGGATCGACGTCTCCAGCCACGACCACAACCTCGGCGCCATCGACTGGCCGGGCGTGGCGGCCGACGGCTACAAGTTCGCGTACGTGAAGGCCACCGAGGGGCAGACGTACCGCAATCCCTACTTCGCCGCGGACTACGCGGCGGCCAAGGCCGCCGGCCTGCTCGTGGGCGCCTACCACTTCGCCCGCCCGGACGGCCGCGACCCGGTCACCGAGGCGAACTTCTTCATCGACAACGCGCAGTTCGCCAAGGACAGCCAGACGCTCGTGCCCATGGTCGACATCGAGTGGCCCTACTGGAGCGGCGCGCCGACCTGCTACGGGCTGACCACCACGGAGATGTCCGCCTGGATCAAGTCCTTCACCGACCAGGTCAAGGCCCGCATCGGCCGGCCGGTGATGATCTACACGAACACCAACTACTGGAACCCGTGCACCGGCAACAACGCCACCTTCGGGGCCAACCCGCTGGACATCGCCGGCTACACCACGACCCGCCCGCCGCTGCCGGCGGGCTGGACGACCGAGACCATCTGGCAGTACGCCGCCGGCGATCCCAGCCAGCCCGGCAACTACAGCCAGAACGTGTTCAACGGCGACTACGCGGCCCTCACCCGGCTCACCGGCGCTCCGGCGCCCGCGGCGCCGATCGCCCTCCGCGCCCGGGTCAACAGCCGCTACGTGGTGGCCGAGAGCGCCGGCGCCAAGCCGCTCATCGCCAACCGCACCTCGGTCGGCCTGTGGGAGCAGTTCGACGTGGTCGACGCGGGCGGCGGGTTCGTCGCCCTCCGCTCGCGGGCCAACGGCCGGTACGTCGTGGCGGAGAACGGGGGCGCCAAGGCCCTGATCGCCAACCGCACGTCGATCGGCGCCTGGGAGAAGTTCACCGTCATCAACAACTCGGACGGCAGCATCAGCCTCCGGGCCAACGCCAACGGCAAGATCGTGGTGGCGGAGAACGCGGGCGCCCTGCCGCTCATCGCCAACCGGACCGCGATCGGGCCGTGGGAGAAGTTCGACAAGGTCGCCACCTCCTGA
- a CDS encoding acyl-CoA dehydrogenase family protein, which translates to MNFDLTPEQDQLRDAVRALGRKYGHGYFVEKAKAGAHTTELWQEAGRLGYLGVNIPTEYGGGGGGITELAIVCEELAAAGCPLLLLVVSPAIAATVINKHGTDEQRKRHLPGLADGSQKIVFAITEPEAGSNFHRLGTVARRDGDDWLLTGRKCYISGVDEAGHVLVVARTEDSATGKLKPALFIVPTDAPGLEKSKLDMEILSPENQFLLYLDDVRLPADALVGESLDAGLPALFAGLNPERITVAAMGAGTGRYAIERASGYTATRKVWGGRSIGTHQGVAHPLAHAAVQVELARLMIHKAATLYDAGRDLEAGVAGNMAKYAAGEAAALAVDTAVQALGGAGMTTEYGVATLLGAVRAGRIAPVSREMILNFVAQHVLGQDKSY; encoded by the coding sequence ATGAACTTCGACCTCACCCCCGAGCAGGACCAGCTCCGCGACGCCGTCCGGGCGCTGGGCCGGAAGTACGGCCACGGCTACTTCGTCGAGAAGGCCAAGGCCGGTGCGCACACCACCGAGCTGTGGCAGGAGGCCGGCCGGCTCGGCTACCTGGGCGTCAACATCCCCACGGAGTACGGCGGCGGGGGCGGCGGCATCACCGAGCTGGCCATCGTCTGCGAGGAGCTGGCCGCGGCCGGCTGCCCGCTGCTGCTGCTCGTGGTCTCGCCCGCCATCGCGGCCACCGTGATCAACAAGCACGGCACCGACGAGCAGCGCAAGCGGCACCTGCCCGGCCTCGCCGACGGCTCGCAGAAGATCGTCTTCGCGATCACCGAACCGGAGGCCGGGTCGAACTTCCACCGGCTCGGCACGGTGGCCCGCCGCGACGGCGACGACTGGCTGCTCACCGGCCGCAAGTGCTACATCTCCGGCGTCGACGAGGCCGGGCACGTGCTGGTGGTGGCAAGGACCGAGGACTCCGCGACCGGCAAGCTGAAGCCGGCGCTGTTCATCGTGCCGACCGACGCGCCCGGCCTGGAGAAGTCCAAGCTGGACATGGAGATCCTCTCCCCGGAGAACCAGTTCCTGCTCTACCTGGACGACGTGCGGCTGCCCGCCGACGCGCTGGTCGGCGAGTCGCTGGACGCCGGGCTGCCGGCGCTGTTCGCCGGCCTCAACCCGGAGCGGATCACGGTCGCCGCCATGGGCGCCGGCACCGGCCGGTACGCCATCGAGCGGGCCAGCGGGTACACCGCCACGCGGAAGGTGTGGGGCGGCCGGAGCATCGGCACGCACCAGGGCGTCGCCCACCCGCTCGCCCACGCGGCGGTGCAGGTGGAACTGGCCCGCCTGATGATCCACAAGGCGGCCACCCTCTACGACGCGGGCCGCGACCTGGAGGCCGGCGTCGCCGGCAACATGGCCAAGTACGCGGCCGGCGAGGCCGCCGCCCTCGCCGTGGACACCGCCGTGCAGGCGCTGGGCGGCGCCGGCATGACCACGGAGTACGGCGTGGCGACCCTGCTCGGCGCTGTCCGGGCCGGCCGGATCGCCCCGGTCAGCCGCGAGATGATCCTCAACTTCGTCGCCCAGCACGTGCTGGGCCAGGACAAGTCCTACTGA